A genomic region of Miscanthus floridulus cultivar M001 chromosome 3, ASM1932011v1, whole genome shotgun sequence contains the following coding sequences:
- the LOC136543514 gene encoding uncharacterized protein produces MGQHGGGLGRGWAEWSSRRCGFGHRWWLGEGGCNAGAWGGGGGYGHPAFKVPEPWEARQAEGAMGGADTAGGGGVYVGCGARTMQRLTTRLGEGGGVRAAYMGRSGVARTVGDEADGGVPLVGDGRKRGRAVSETEGNGTARLGQSEAGLLRSIRGRWADLGFGPSGGGEGKADGQLGQREARPVRAAAEKKEAGPEREKKRKWANGLLG; encoded by the exons ATGGGACAGCACGGTGGTGGCCTCGGGCGCGGTTGGGCGGAGTGGAGCTCGCGGCGGTGTGGCTTTGGGCACAGGTGGTGGCTCGGCGAAGGTGGCTGCAACGCAGGAGCTTGGGGTGGAGGCGGCGGGTACGGGCACCCGGCATTTAAGGTCCCGGAGCCTTGGGAGGCACGGCAAGCAGAGGGAGCCATGGGCGGGGCGGACACGGccggcggcggtggagtctaTGTCGGCTGTGGTGCTCGGACGATGCAGCGGCTCACTACCAGGTTAGGCGAGGGCGGCGGGGTGCGGGCGGCTTATATGGGGCGGAGTGGCGTGGCGCGCACG GTGGGAGATGAAGCTGACGGCGGGGTCCCACTGGTCGGTGACGGGAGAAAGAGGGGCCGGGCGGTCAGCGAGACGGAGGGGAATGGCACGGCGCGACTGGGCCAGAGCGAGGCTGGGCTGCTACGGAGCATACGCGGGAGATGGGCCGACCTGGGCTTCGGCCCGAGCGGGGGAGGAGAGGGGAAGGCCGACGGCCAGCTGGGCCAGCGGGAGGCAAGGCCGGTGCGTGCGGCTGCTGAGAAAAAGGAAGCTGGGCCTGAGCGGGAGAAGAAGAGAAAATGGGCCAATGGCCTGCTAGGCTGA